A segment of the Microscilla marina ATCC 23134 genome:
GCGGTGCTTTGTTTCATTGCCACTGTAGTTTGTATAAAAAATAGTTTGTATCAGTATATAAAATTCATTTTTAGACTAAAAAATAAGGCAATGATTAATTGTATGTTATTTTTTAACACAGAACCTTTCCATTTTATTCAATAATTCTACATAATTGCCATTATTCCCTACAAAGTCTTAATTTTGTTTAACAATAGAAGTTACATATAAAAAACATAAACTTACTGTATATGAGCGAAAAGCTTTATGACGAAATCCCTTCTTTAGATTTAGCCGATTTTACATCAGGCGATGCATCTAAAAAGGCTCAGTTTGTAAAAGATTTGGGGGAAGCTTATAACAATATAGGCTTTGTAGCTATAAAAAACCATGGGCTTACAGATGAACTCACTGAACAGCTTTATGCCAGTGTGAAGGAGTTTTTTGCTCAACCACAAGAGGTAAAGCAACAGTATGAAATTGAAGGTTTGTCAGGGCAGCGCGGTTATGTAGGCAAAGGCAAAGAGCATGCTAAAGGGCGAAGTACAGGTGACCTGAAGGAGTTTTATCATGTAGGTCAGGAGGTAACCGATGGAGACCCTATCAAAAGCGAGTACCCTGACAACGTTTTTCCTAAGGAGATTCCTATTTTTAAAGAGAACACTCTTACTGCCTACCAAACACTGGAAGCAGCAGGAAGACAAATGTTGAGAGCATTGGCGATTTACCTTGATTTAAAGGAAGATTACTTTGAGAGTAGAGTACATAACGGCAATAGTATTTTACGTGCTATTCACTATTATCCTATTACCAATACCGACGAAGTGCCTGATGATGCAGTAAGAGCAGCTGCACACGGCGATATTAACCTCATTACTTTATTGATGGGAGCAAGCGCTGATGGTCTTCAGATTTTGCGAAAAGATAATCAATGGATTTCGGTAACTGCATTGCCCGATCAGATTGTGGTAAATGTAGGGGATATGCTTGAGCGCTTGACAAACAATAGGCTTAAGTCAACTGTTCACCGGGTAGTAAATCCACCCAAAGAACTATTGCATACATCACGTTATTCTATTCCGTTTTTTATGCATCCTCGTTCCGATATGGATTTAACTTGTCTGGAAAGTTGTATAAACGAGAACAACCCCAAACAGTATGAAGACATGACTGCGGGGCAGTTCTTAGAAGAACGTTTACGAGAAATAGGTTTGAAAAAATAAACAAATGGGGAACGAAACCACTGCATCAAAAGCAGTGGTTTCTACATTTTAGAATGAAAAGAATCAGGTATTACATATTTTTACGAGATGTTGCCTGGCTCTCCATTGCTGCGTTTGGAGGTCCACAAGTGCACATAGCCCTGTTCATTGACATGTTTGTCAAAAAAAGA
Coding sequences within it:
- a CDS encoding isopenicillin N synthase family dioxygenase gives rise to the protein MSEKLYDEIPSLDLADFTSGDASKKAQFVKDLGEAYNNIGFVAIKNHGLTDELTEQLYASVKEFFAQPQEVKQQYEIEGLSGQRGYVGKGKEHAKGRSTGDLKEFYHVGQEVTDGDPIKSEYPDNVFPKEIPIFKENTLTAYQTLEAAGRQMLRALAIYLDLKEDYFESRVHNGNSILRAIHYYPITNTDEVPDDAVRAAAHGDINLITLLMGASADGLQILRKDNQWISVTALPDQIVVNVGDMLERLTNNRLKSTVHRVVNPPKELLHTSRYSIPFFMHPRSDMDLTCLESCINENNPKQYEDMTAGQFLEERLREIGLKK